One bacterium DNA segment encodes these proteins:
- a CDS encoding RHS repeat-associated core domain-containing protein, protein MIIEIAPFFRDLNPRAGGKITYKDLGDKWVMSWEDIPLYWPRDKKETFQVILNVDGSIIFQYKDLQRVDSWVKAGIEDERGKEGIGISQTSLANGKAYEIVRVVQKLESPPAEKVTITSKTSYVYGNGQLVAKLQEEPIGSSPKVYYYHNDHLGSARAITDKDGKVVEQYFYYPFGGGGPVGGPTFTGKELDDSGLFYFGARYYDPALGRFITPDPIQAAGQNLYVYCYNNPLGYVDPNGEWAFIPFLISVFKVYSIASTIYNIYQGYKYGGFEGAIQAGMVSFASWMLTSSIDFGNELWQDMLEGALSGAISGGISALVYGGDFGKAMYQGAGWGAAGGAIGHWAEKVMESYENAPKDEATLYAWDKPEPGKGRWPHASVEFEGGYESLYPGKKMSLADDKEIHKDKPETLYKPHNKDMIVKGLDKNKISKIDKAWTPYSYNCADHAQAVLQAGGAQFLPKLFINTPNSLYYRVQIRRAWRTFLYGKQEW, encoded by the coding sequence ATGATAATAGAGATAGCACCATTTTTTAGAGACCTGAATCCAAGAGCTGGTGGTAAGATTACTTATAAGGATTTAGGTGATAAGTGGGTAATGAGTTGGGAAGATATACCGTTGTACTGGCCACGGGATAAAAAAGAGACATTTCAGGTAATACTGAATGTAGACGGTTCGATTATATTTCAGTATAAAGACTTGCAACGCGTAGATTCCTGGGTAAAAGCAGGGATAGAAGATGAGCGAGGAAAAGAGGGAATAGGAATTAGTCAGACATCACTTGCCAATGGCAAGGCATACGAGATAGTGCGGGTAGTCCAGAAGTTAGAATCACCACCGGCAGAGAAGGTAACTATCACCAGTAAGACCTCGTATGTCTATGGAAATGGGCAGTTAGTAGCAAAGTTACAGGAAGAGCCAATTGGCTCTTCACCGAAGGTGTATTACTACCATAATGACCACTTAGGCTCGGCGCGAGCAATTACTGATAAAGATGGGAAGGTAGTCGAGCAGTATTTCTATTATCCCTTTGGTGGTGGCGGACCTGTCGGTGGACCGACATTTACTGGCAAGGAGCTGGATGATAGCGGCCTCTTCTACTTCGGCGCCAGATACTATGACCCGGCATTGGGTAGATTCATTACCCCAGACCCAATTCAAGCCGCAGGCCAAAATCTGTATGTCTATTGTTACAACAATCCGCTTGGCTATGTTGATCCGAATGGTGAGTGGGCTTTTATTCCATTCCTGATTAGTGTATTTAAAGTCTACTCAATTGCCAGTACCATTTATAATATCTATCAAGGATATAAATATGGAGGTTTTGAAGGAGCCATACAGGCAGGAATGGTAAGTTTTGCCAGTTGGATGCTAACCAGTAGTATTGACTTTGGCAATGAACTCTGGCAAGATATGTTGGAGGGAGCATTATCAGGGGCGATAAGTGGGGGCATAAGTGCCTTAGTCTACGGTGGAGATTTTGGTAAGGCTATGTATCAAGGCGCTGGCTGGGGTGCTGCTGGCGGTGCAATTGGTCATTGGGCTGAAAAAGTAATGGAATCTTATGAAAATGCACCAAAAGATGAGGCAACATTGTATGCGTGGGATAAACCAGAACCAGGGAAGGGGAGGTGGCCACATGCTTCAGTAGAATTTGAAGGTGGATATGAAAGTTTATATCCTGGTAAGAAAATGAGTTTAGCTGATGATAAAGAAATTCACAAGGATAAGCCAGAAACATTATATAAGCCTCACAATAAGGATATGATAGTAAAAGGCCTTGATAAGAATAAAATTAGTAAAATAGATAAAGCGTGGACTCCATACAGCTATAATTGCGCAGATCATGCTCAAGCAGTATTACAGGC